A window of Pseudomonas guangdongensis contains these coding sequences:
- a CDS encoding gamma-glutamyl-gamma-aminobutyrate hydrolase family protein, with protein sequence MSSQPLIGVTACTRQIGLHPFHIAGDKYLRAVAVGAGGLPLVIPALAELIDTPSLLAGLDGLLLTGSPSNVEPHHYQGPDSAPGTHHDPARDRLTLNLIRAAVDAGVPLLGICRGFQEMNVAFGGSLYQKVHEAGPFMDHREDPDSPLEVQYGLRHPVMVQPGGLFERLGLPASFAVNSVHGQGVERLAPGLRVEALAPDGLVEAFSVADAAGFAVGVQFHPEWRVREHPAYLTLFQAFGDACRQRAAQRRAML encoded by the coding sequence ATGTCCTCCCAACCCCTGATCGGCGTCACCGCCTGCACCCGGCAGATCGGCCTGCATCCCTTCCACATCGCCGGCGACAAGTACCTGCGCGCCGTGGCCGTCGGCGCCGGCGGCCTGCCGCTGGTGATCCCGGCGCTGGCCGAGCTGATCGACACCCCCAGCCTGCTCGCCGGCCTCGACGGCCTGCTGCTCACCGGCTCGCCGTCCAACGTCGAACCGCACCACTACCAGGGCCCGGACAGCGCGCCGGGCACCCATCACGACCCGGCGCGCGACCGCCTGACCCTCAACCTGATCCGCGCCGCGGTGGACGCAGGGGTGCCGCTGCTGGGCATCTGCCGCGGCTTCCAGGAAATGAACGTGGCGTTCGGCGGCAGCCTGTACCAGAAGGTCCACGAGGCCGGGCCGTTCATGGACCACCGCGAGGACCCGGACAGCCCCCTGGAGGTGCAGTACGGCCTGCGCCACCCCGTCATGGTGCAGCCGGGCGGACTGTTCGAGCGCCTCGGCCTGCCGGCGAGCTTCGCGGTCAACTCGGTGCACGGCCAGGGCGTCGAGCGCCTGGCGCCGGGCCTGCGCGTCGAGGCCCTGGCCCCGGACGGACTGGTCGAGGCCTTCTCGGTGGCGGACGCGGCCGGTTTCGCCGTCGGCGTGCAGTTCCACCCGGAATGGCGGGTGCGCGAGCATCCCGCCTACCTGACGCTGTTCCAGGCCTTCGGCGACGCCTGCCGGCAGCGCGCCGCGCAACGCCGGGCCATGCTGTAA
- a CDS encoding glutamine synthetase family protein, giving the protein MASKLDSLSQWLKDRKIIEVECLVPDMTGIARGKISPTSKFLAERGMRLPESVLLQSVTGDYVEDELYYELLDPADIDMFCRPDPNAVFVAPWALESTAQVIHDTYDKFGNPIDLSPRNVLKRVLALYAEQGWRPIVAPEMEFYLTQRCDDPDYPLQPPVGRSGRQETGRQSFSIDAANEFDPLFEDMYAWCEAQGLDLDTLIHEEGTAQMEINFRHGDALHLADQIFVFKRTLREAALKHNVTVTFMAKPMTGEPGSAMHLHQNVVDAHSGHNVFASEDGSMSELFLNHIAGLQRYIPEALPLFAPNVNSFRRFLPDTSAPVNVEWGEDNRTVGLRVPDSSAQGRRVENRLPGADANPYLAIAASLLCGFIGMQEGLHPSPPVKGRAYERRNLRLPLNLEAALEAMEQSKTLERYLGRRFCRGYVAVKRAENENFKRVISSWEREFLLLSV; this is encoded by the coding sequence ATGGCCAGCAAGCTCGACTCACTCAGCCAGTGGCTGAAGGACCGCAAGATCATCGAGGTGGAGTGCCTGGTCCCGGACATGACCGGCATCGCCCGCGGCAAGATCAGCCCGACCAGCAAGTTCCTCGCCGAGCGCGGCATGCGCCTGCCCGAGAGCGTGCTGCTGCAGAGCGTCACCGGCGACTACGTCGAGGACGAGCTGTACTACGAGCTGCTCGACCCGGCGGACATCGACATGTTCTGCCGTCCCGACCCCAACGCGGTGTTCGTCGCACCCTGGGCGCTGGAGTCCACCGCCCAGGTGATCCACGACACCTACGACAAGTTCGGCAACCCCATCGACCTGTCGCCGCGCAACGTGCTCAAGCGCGTGCTGGCGCTCTACGCCGAGCAGGGCTGGCGGCCGATCGTCGCCCCGGAGATGGAGTTCTACCTGACCCAGCGCTGCGACGATCCCGACTACCCGCTGCAGCCGCCGGTGGGCCGCTCCGGGCGCCAGGAAACCGGCCGCCAGTCGTTCTCCATCGACGCCGCCAACGAGTTCGACCCGCTGTTCGAGGACATGTACGCCTGGTGCGAGGCCCAGGGCCTGGATCTGGACACCCTGATCCACGAGGAAGGCACCGCGCAGATGGAGATCAACTTCCGCCACGGCGACGCCCTGCACCTGGCCGACCAGATCTTCGTGTTCAAGCGCACCCTGCGCGAGGCGGCGCTCAAGCACAACGTCACCGTGACCTTCATGGCCAAGCCGATGACCGGCGAGCCGGGCAGCGCCATGCACCTGCACCAGAACGTGGTCGACGCGCACAGCGGGCACAACGTGTTCGCCAGCGAGGACGGCAGCATGAGCGAGCTGTTCCTCAACCACATCGCCGGCCTGCAGCGCTACATCCCCGAGGCGCTGCCGCTGTTCGCCCCCAACGTCAACTCGTTCCGCCGCTTCCTGCCCGACACCTCGGCGCCGGTCAACGTCGAGTGGGGCGAGGACAACCGCACCGTCGGCCTGCGCGTGCCCGACTCCAGCGCCCAGGGCCGGCGCGTCGAGAACCGCCTGCCCGGCGCCGACGCCAACCCCTACCTGGCCATCGCCGCCAGCCTGCTGTGCGGCTTCATCGGCATGCAGGAAGGCCTGCACCCCAGCCCGCCGGTCAAGGGCCGCGCCTACGAACGGCGCAACCTGCGCCTGCCGCTCAACCTGGAGGCGGCGCTGGAGGCGATGGAGCAGTCCAAGACCCTGGAGCGCTACCTGGGCCGGCGCTTCTGCCGCGGCTACGTGGCGGTCAAGCGCGCCGAGAACGAGAACTTCAAGCGGGTGATCAGCTCCTGGGAGCGCGAATTCCTGCTGCTGTCGGTGTGA
- a CDS encoding aspartate aminotransferase family protein, protein MTQPRTTADWQALGRQHLLAPFSDYKQLGAKGARIIQRADGVYLWDSEGRKILDAMAGLWCVNVGYGRRELADATHRQMLELPYYNLFFQTAHPPAIELAAAIAEIAPAGMRHVFFAGSGSEANDTVLRLVRHYWAIKDQPQKKVIIGRINGYHGSTVAGASLGGMKAMHGQGDLPIPGIEHIAQPYWYGEGGAMDPQAFGEWAAEELEKKILEVGEERVAAFIAEPIQGAGGVIIPPQSYWPRVRKILARYDILFVADEVICGFGRTGEWFGSQYYGLEPDLMPIAKGLTSGYLPMGGVIVRDHVAQTLAEGGEFYHGYTYSGHPVAAAVALENIRILREEKIVERVKAETAPYLQKRWQELADHPLVGEARGLGMLGALELVQDKKSRTRFPGGIGMRCREHCFANGLIMRAVGDTMIVSPPLVIDREEIDALIGLVRTCLDATARELAG, encoded by the coding sequence ATGACCCAGCCCCGCACCACCGCCGACTGGCAGGCGCTCGGCCGCCAGCACCTGCTGGCGCCGTTCAGCGACTACAAGCAGCTCGGCGCCAAGGGCGCGCGGATCATCCAGCGCGCCGACGGCGTCTACCTGTGGGACAGCGAGGGGCGCAAGATCCTCGACGCCATGGCCGGGCTGTGGTGCGTCAACGTCGGCTACGGCCGCCGCGAGCTGGCCGACGCCACGCACCGGCAGATGCTCGAACTGCCCTACTACAACCTGTTCTTCCAGACCGCCCACCCGCCGGCCATCGAGCTGGCCGCGGCGATCGCCGAGATCGCCCCGGCGGGCATGCGGCACGTGTTCTTCGCCGGCTCGGGCTCGGAGGCCAACGACACCGTGCTGCGCCTGGTGCGCCACTACTGGGCGATCAAGGACCAGCCCCAGAAGAAGGTGATCATCGGCCGGATCAACGGCTACCACGGCTCCACCGTGGCCGGCGCCAGCCTCGGCGGGATGAAGGCGATGCACGGCCAGGGCGACCTACCGATCCCCGGCATCGAGCACATCGCCCAGCCCTACTGGTACGGCGAGGGCGGCGCCATGGACCCGCAGGCCTTCGGCGAATGGGCCGCCGAGGAGCTGGAGAAGAAGATCCTCGAAGTCGGCGAGGAGCGGGTCGCGGCCTTCATCGCCGAGCCGATCCAGGGCGCCGGCGGGGTGATCATCCCGCCGCAGAGCTACTGGCCGCGGGTGCGCAAGATTCTCGCCAGGTACGACATCCTGTTCGTCGCCGACGAGGTGATCTGCGGCTTCGGCCGCACCGGCGAGTGGTTCGGCAGCCAGTACTACGGCCTCGAACCGGACCTGATGCCGATCGCCAAGGGGCTGACCAGCGGCTATCTGCCGATGGGCGGGGTGATCGTCCGCGATCATGTCGCGCAGACCCTCGCCGAGGGCGGCGAGTTCTACCACGGCTACACCTACTCCGGGCATCCGGTGGCCGCCGCGGTGGCGCTGGAGAACATCCGCATCCTGCGCGAGGAGAAGATCGTCGAGCGGGTCAAGGCCGAGACGGCACCCTATTTGCAGAAACGCTGGCAGGAGCTGGCCGACCACCCGCTGGTGGGCGAGGCGCGCGGCCTGGGCATGCTCGGCGCCCTGGAGCTGGTGCAGGACAAGAAGAGCCGCACGCGCTTTCCCGGCGGCATCGGCATGCGCTGTCGCGAGCACTGCTTCGCCAACGGCCTGATCATGCGCGCGGTGGGCGACACCATGATCGTCTCGCCGCCGCTGGTGATCGACCGCGAGGAGATCGACGCGCTGATCGGCCTGGTGCGCACCTGCCTGGATGCCACCGCGCGCGAGCTTGCGGGTTGA